One window of Papaver somniferum cultivar HN1 chromosome 9, ASM357369v1, whole genome shotgun sequence genomic DNA carries:
- the LOC113311377 gene encoding uncharacterized protein LOC113311377, translating into MRRFLLGEDEERKKLSWVSFKKICKPKRKGGLGIRSLRLVNKSLLAKWHIRYCKEKTALWRRIVCEKSKAGEEYMLPLQVKDLIGKSMWFDIMRENNVFFDAVKVQVKDGLSIRFWQDSLCEKKPFKEKYSRLYRISTQKMASVGEICDTNGVFLFSGNMNPAESIDLLELKFDIRLVVLTQGEVDCLEGVKAAKDMYRVKETQIGRLIEFYRIKSYLPRFCSFSGQLVITLFQPDPCYNGGE; encoded by the coding sequence ATGCGACGCTTTCTACTGGGAGAGGATGAAGAGAGAAAGAAGCTGAGTTGGGTCTCTTTCAAGAAGATTTGCAAACCAAAGAGGAAGGGTGGTTTAGGTATTCGTAGCTTGAGGTTGGTGAATAAATCATTATTAGCAAAGTGGCACATCAGATACTGCAAGGAAAAGACAGCATTATGGAGGAGAATTGTCTGCGAGAAATCTAAAGCAGGAGAAGAGTATATGCTTCCTCTTCAAGTTAAGGATCTGATTGGTAAAAGCATGTGGTTTGATATCATGAGAGAAAACAATGTTTTCTTTGATGCAGTGAAGGTGCAGGTGAAAGATGGTTTATCGATTAGATTCTGGCAGGACAGTTTGTGCGAAAAGAAGCCATTCAAGGAGAAGTATTCGAGATTATACAGAATCAGTACACAGAAAATGGCTTCTGTGGGAGAGATTTGTGATACCAATGGGGTTTTTCTATTCAGCGGAAATATGAATCCGGCGGAAAGCATTGACCTTTTGGAACTGAAGTTTGACATCAGACTTGTAGTTCTGACGCAGGGAGAAGTTGATTGTTTGGAAGGAGTAAAGGCTGCAAAAGATATGTATAGGGTGAAGGAGACCCAGATTGGGAGACTCATCGAATTTTATCGAATAAAATCGTACCTCCCAAGGTTTTGTTCCTTTTCTGGGCAGCTTGTCATAACTCTATTCCAACCAGATCCATGTTACAACGGAGGAGAGTAA